A window from Nevskia ramosa DSM 11499 encodes these proteins:
- a CDS encoding anti-sigma factor — translation MKYENAKLRQMLAAEYVLGTLRGRARRRFERLASADAATRAEIRFWETRLAGLAANLAPQTPPPAIWQKLEQQIGPERPSTVTPIRKPAPTPGKTPARAANDSSPPAPMWRIFAGLATAAAVVVAVLIGTRVPLPGTAPVPVPVATAPTSPEPTQVASTVYVSLLKLPESTMQWTLSVRPEADEVKAVASGEYPKLGEHSLELWLITDAGPVSLGLLPTTGSGTMKMPLSVKGDQLTLAVSLEPVGGSPTGKPTGPVLTSGPAIKAV, via the coding sequence ATGAAGTACGAAAACGCCAAGCTGCGCCAGATGCTCGCTGCCGAGTACGTGCTCGGCACGCTGCGCGGGCGCGCGCGTCGCCGTTTCGAACGCCTCGCAAGCGCCGACGCCGCCACCCGCGCCGAAATCCGTTTCTGGGAAACGCGCCTCGCCGGTCTCGCTGCCAATCTCGCGCCGCAGACGCCGCCGCCGGCGATCTGGCAGAAGCTCGAACAGCAGATCGGCCCCGAACGGCCGAGCACCGTGACGCCGATCCGCAAGCCGGCCCCGACGCCGGGCAAGACGCCGGCACGCGCCGCCAACGACAGCTCGCCGCCGGCGCCGATGTGGCGCATCTTCGCCGGTCTGGCCACGGCTGCAGCCGTGGTCGTCGCGGTGCTGATCGGCACCCGCGTACCGCTGCCGGGAACGGCTCCGGTGCCGGTGCCGGTGGCAACCGCACCGACCTCGCCGGAGCCGACGCAGGTCGCGTCGACGGTTTACGTATCGCTCCTCAAGCTGCCGGAATCGACGATGCAGTGGACGCTCAGCGTCCGCCCGGAAGCCGATGAAGTGAAGGCGGTGGCCAGTGGCGAGTATCCGAAGCTGGGCGAGCACAGCCTCGAGCTGTGGTTGATCACCGACGCCGGCCCGGTATCGCTCGGCCTGCTGCCGACCACCGGCAGCGGCACGATGAAGATGCCGCTCAGCGTCAAGGGCGATCAGCTGACCCTGGCGGTCAGCCTCGAACCCGTCGGTGGTTCACCGACCGGCAAGCCGACCGGCCCAGTGCTGACTTCGGGGCCGGCGATCAAGGCGGTCTGA
- the glpK gene encoding glycerol kinase GlpK, with translation MTESRSKTALLAIDQGTTSTRAIVFDRLGNKLGVSQCELPQSFPDSGWVEHDAARIWTDTLACAKGALAEAKLQASDLAAIGITNQRETTVVWDRKTGEPIHPAIVWQDRRTANFCDENSAAFLEQKLNLSTGLLLDPYFSATKIAWMLDHVDGARARAEAGELAFGTIDCWLLWNLTGGKVHATDATNASRTLLYNLHTADWDDQLLAFFKLPRSLLPEVRDSAADYGQTDAELLGSAVTIGALVGDQQAATVGQACFQPGMIKSTYGTGCFVVLNTGDKAVQSEHRLLSTVAYRLKGETTHALEGSIFVAGAAVQWLRDAVHLIGSAAETEALAKTIPDTQGVYLVPAFTGLGAPYWDPRARGAILGLTRDSGIAHIVRAALESVCYQTRDLLDAMAKDAIAPTELRVDGGMAVNDWLMQFLADIVRVTVVRPQTVETTALGAALLAGLTSGVYESLDEIAALWRADARFEPQMDAKRADALYAGWLAAVARTRSAAA, from the coding sequence ATGACCGAATCCAGATCGAAGACCGCGCTGCTCGCCATCGACCAGGGCACCACCAGCACGCGGGCGATCGTCTTCGATCGGCTCGGCAACAAGCTCGGCGTGTCGCAGTGCGAGCTGCCGCAGTCGTTCCCGGATTCCGGCTGGGTCGAACACGATGCCGCGCGCATCTGGACCGATACCCTGGCCTGCGCCAAGGGCGCGCTCGCCGAGGCCAAGCTGCAGGCCAGCGATCTCGCCGCGATCGGCATCACCAACCAGCGCGAAACCACCGTGGTCTGGGATCGCAAGACCGGCGAGCCGATCCACCCGGCGATCGTCTGGCAGGACCGCCGCACCGCCAACTTCTGCGACGAGAACAGCGCAGCCTTCCTTGAGCAGAAGCTGAACCTCAGCACCGGCCTGTTGCTCGATCCTTACTTCTCGGCGACCAAGATCGCCTGGATGCTCGACCACGTCGACGGCGCCCGTGCCCGTGCGGAAGCTGGCGAACTGGCCTTCGGCACTATCGATTGCTGGCTGCTCTGGAACCTCACCGGCGGCAAGGTGCACGCCACCGACGCCACCAACGCCTCGCGCACCCTGCTCTACAACCTGCATACCGCGGACTGGGACGACCAGCTGCTGGCCTTCTTCAAGCTGCCGCGCTCGCTGCTGCCCGAAGTACGCGATTCCGCTGCCGACTACGGCCAGACCGATGCCGAACTGCTCGGCAGTGCGGTGACCATCGGCGCGCTGGTCGGCGATCAGCAGGCGGCGACCGTCGGCCAGGCCTGCTTCCAGCCCGGCATGATCAAGAGCACTTACGGCACCGGCTGCTTCGTGGTGCTGAACACCGGCGACAAGGCGGTGCAGTCCGAACACCGCTTGCTGAGCACCGTCGCCTACCGGCTGAAGGGCGAAACCACGCACGCGCTTGAAGGTTCGATCTTCGTCGCCGGCGCCGCCGTGCAATGGCTGCGTGACGCCGTGCACCTGATCGGCTCCGCCGCCGAAACCGAAGCGCTGGCCAAGACCATCCCGGACACCCAGGGCGTCTATCTGGTGCCGGCGTTCACCGGCCTCGGCGCGCCGTACTGGGATCCGCGCGCCCGCGGCGCGATCCTCGGCCTGACCCGTGATTCCGGCATCGCCCATATCGTTCGCGCCGCACTCGAATCGGTCTGCTACCAGACCCGCGATCTGCTCGACGCGATGGCCAAGGACGCGATCGCGCCGACCGAATTGCGAGTCGACGGCGGCATGGCGGTCAACGACTGGCTGATGCAGTTCCTCGCCGATATCGTCCGCGTCACCGTGGTCCGTCCGCAGACGGTGGAAACCACGGCACTCGGTGCCGCGCTGCTCGCCGGCCTGACTTCAGGCGTCTACGAATCGCTGGACGAGATTGCCGCGCTGTGGCGCGCCGACGCCCGCTTCGAGCCGCAGATGGACGCCAAGCGTGCCGATGCGCTGTACGCCGGCTGGCTGGCCGCGGTGGCGCGGACGCGCTCCGCGGCGGCCTGA
- a CDS encoding alpha/beta fold hydrolase → MIYELRHFEYGEHRLSYEVHGAGPQTVVLLHGLLLDANVNRDLGCALADAGFRVVLLDLLGHGRSDRPHDPTLHRFDLYAKQVIALLDHLQVRQAVIGGLSLGADVSLHVAALAPNRVRALFIEMPVMEWATPSAAILFAPLLVTVRRAKPLVRLWAKFWRAMPRPRNNTGISLMNLLSMAPEELGAVLHGILVGPVVPEIAARRAMTMPTLIIGHTGDFLHPFDDAAALARQLPNAKFIEARSILELRTRPERMLPEIVQFFTENGMQRRVVSRAKSGA, encoded by the coding sequence TTGATCTACGAACTGCGCCATTTCGAGTACGGCGAACATCGCCTGTCCTACGAGGTTCATGGCGCCGGCCCGCAGACCGTGGTGCTGCTGCACGGCCTGCTGCTCGATGCCAACGTCAACCGCGACCTCGGCTGCGCACTGGCCGATGCCGGCTTCAGAGTCGTGCTGCTCGACCTGCTCGGCCATGGCCGCAGTGATCGGCCGCATGATCCGACGTTGCACCGCTTCGATCTCTACGCCAAGCAGGTCATCGCCCTGCTCGACCATCTGCAGGTGCGCCAGGCGGTGATCGGCGGCCTGTCGCTCGGTGCCGATGTCAGCCTGCACGTCGCCGCGCTGGCGCCGAACCGGGTGCGCGCGCTGTTCATCGAGATGCCGGTGATGGAATGGGCGACGCCGTCGGCGGCGATCCTGTTCGCACCGCTGCTGGTCACCGTGCGCCGCGCCAAGCCGCTGGTGCGGTTGTGGGCGAAGTTCTGGCGTGCGATGCCAAGGCCCAGGAACAACACCGGCATCAGCCTGATGAACCTGCTGTCGATGGCGCCGGAAGAGCTCGGCGCGGTGCTGCACGGCATCCTGGTCGGCCCGGTGGTGCCGGAGATCGCCGCCCGCCGCGCGATGACCATGCCGACCCTGATCATCGGCCACACCGGCGATTTCCTGCACCCGTTCGACGATGCCGCCGCACTGGCCCGGCAGTTGCCGAACGCCAAGTTCATCGAAGCCCGATCGATCCTCGAACTGCGCACCAGGCCGGAGCGGATGCTGCCGGAAATCGTCCAGTTCTTTACCGAGAACGGGATGCAGCGACGCGTGGTGTCGAGGGCGAAGTCCGGCGCCTGA